The region ttgatgtgaggtatcattggatacgtgatgctttggatgctaagttgttggagttgaaaaaggttcatacagatgataatggtgctgatatgatgactaaagcattgccaagaggaaagtttgaagtttgttgtgagatcgccggtttggcggttatctccacatagttgtgagggggagatttgttgggtattgggctcccttcctatgtggagaaaaggcccaaaatttgagaagcccatgtctcacttaaacctagtggagaggaggctataaaataaagagagaggcagaacaatagagtaagaatacactgaaagccctaacacatagagggagaggtagagggaaaattctgttcacgtttttcatagagctgtcgcagtaaattcggcgctgcggattcgttcaccgttggatcgggctgaaatttttacagcaggttcggaactcattgctcttcattctgaccggtcggatctttgatacgaggtctgagttgggagatattaatttcgcactgcagcagtgatttgtagaggttttcctctcttgttcttctctatttgaaagctttgttgctttgttatttggttgggtgttggcactaatttgtgctattgattaagactcttttgtactcttgttgatcatagtgaagctatttctttggtctggacgactcgtggtttttacccttgatttgaggggttttccacgttaaaaatcttggtgcctttatttgtgcttttggtgatttattattgctgctctttgattattgctcctcatagattcttgcaagttaggggaaattatatccgctgccattctctggtatattgtttgttgttgttttccccatcaatACGAAATAAGGAAGAGAGTTGATATACAAAGAAATAAAGtctcataaaaagaaaaaaaaaatcagatgcTTATATAGGTAAGGAGATAAAATGTctttattgttaataaatattatattttatcataataaataataaataattttagaaacaaaaaagcTCTAGTTGGTGAAAGAGTGAAAAATTAACaccaaatatttatcaatagaACACTaatcagcaataagagaatttgacaccattttaattaaaaacagtaatacttttgagattttttttttcacaaattagcCAGTTCATTTTTATCCAGTTTAGAACTGAAGTGAaacaattttaatctttaaaaattattatataaccTCAGTTTCAGTCTTAATAAAATTCCGGTAAAACACATAGggacatatatattatttttatcattatctaTGGTGGCTACATTAAAAATTCTGGTAATGgaagaaaattaacaaaaacattTCAGAAGAAGATTCTGTCATTCATTTTGTCTCGTGCTGACAAACTTATTCAATGTTAAGCATCTTTCATATTGTTGACGTTACTATTACGTAAGTATTTCTTTTATGTGATGAAACATGTAagaggaaaatgatattttgactattaaattttgataactttctctTATTATTTTAGATGGTATTTTTtaggtaattttttattttttctattttcaatattttaaaattatttaaaagatgacatttatgttataagagaaaattgtcaaaatttagtagttaaaatatcattatctatattaaaacattaattggTTCGAAGTAAACTATATGTAAATTATtcgtaattaattttttttaaaatattttatttaagaacatccaaattatttgttattgccAAAAAAAAGCTGATGCTACCTCTCATTTTAAAAGTTGGGAATCTTTtcaatctatttttataatGGTGAGGGTTCAAATAGGACAATATAACTGCTTGGATGAGCACTTCTTCTATATGACAGAGCCAGCAGCCAAAAATAACAAGTCAATAAGTCACAGTTCCCGTTATAAgacaactttattttttatttttattttctgaaaaagCTAAATAGTGataataagttattatttaaactattaaaagaaatattgttATGTGGGCACATCAATAATTTGAAGAGAGGAGAAGATTCCTTCTTACAAGAAAACAAGACCCTAAAACATGTGGCGTATTACAACCTTAGACAACGGAGAACAACAACATGAATACATTGCAACAGAAAAACACTACTTGAATTTTTCGCTGCAGCAtgtaaatttaaacattattcttattattatttgtaagtTTAATTAAGTTATTGACAAACTTGAGTGTTTCGATCGAGTTTtaacatatttcttttatttggtgagtttttaaaaattcaaaactttttaattgaatatttaaagTTAGATTTAGGTATTCGTTATacgtaattttataattttataaaattttaaattttaaattataaaattataatttataaattcataaaatataaaattatataattaaaaaattataatgcaataaaaaattataaattaaattataaacaataaaattaaatgaaaattaagtaAGGTATCACTCACTTAATTGTCACATAatctaattaacaaaaaaaaaacttattgaaaaaaatttaattgaaaatttttaaaatttttagaaattaataatacacaaaaatttaataaaatcaattgaaaGATTCTAACTTTATTTAGATTACAAACTTAATtaagcattattattattaatgtaattgaaaacaacaaaataatgagAACAATAGctaaaaattcaatattaaatatctataacaatatataaggggattttctttttgtgtccacatttcaaaataccaattttattctttaaatataataatttattaaatttttaaaaattgaccgttatttttacaaattttttataaaatcgactATCTCTgttgattttcttcttctttatttatcaatggttattttttcatctattctgatatatttcattttatttttaataaatatagttttagtttatatattaaattaataatattataatattatcacctactaatataatatcacgtatatttaaaatttgtatacaCATACGCGATAACGGctagtataaaaaaatagaaatagatcATAATTTATTAGCGTTTGAAATACAGGCAGTTGGAATAGGGTGGAGTTAATAAAAGTGGTTTGGATAATACTAAATGGTCCCAGAAATCAAGTTGCACAACTTGTGTGAGGGCTGCTACGGGATAGTAGCTCAAAACCATGCATTAAGCTATACATCAATTAATCAGCCTAATAAAGTTATATTCTTTATTAGAAATATAAACCACATTATTATCAAgttgtaaaaatataacttaCCTTTGTTTCTGTATTTTCATTAAAGTGTTTAATTCAGAGAGTGACAAGTACATTACTAACTTGTAGACTGTAATTTATgcaatataaaagtaaaatactatactttttttttttttttatcttaatagaGTTGGGTCCATGTGTCCTTAAAATATCTGGCAGCTGCCACAAGTTGCATCACATCACAATGGAACCATTACTTTATGTTCCCTCAAATCctaaataaatacacaaatgCATTGCAACTTGACCAGTAAGAACCCATTCATGTACtgtatacaaaagaaaaaatggcCCATTGTTTTAGCCTTCCACAGTGAGTTTCACtcattataattaatgaaatactgatatatataataaactatAATAGTAGACTTATGATAACTCAGgttatataattgaaatattaaagatCAAAATTTCTGATTGAGGTGAAAGATAATAGTGTAATTAAGGGTTTGAGAAATGTATATACCATATTAATAATGATCAATAGTAGAGTATGATTGAGAGGGACATATAACCTACTGGCAGCCAATGTTGGAGGTAGATCTTTGAATCCATTGTGCTCACTGACTCCATGACAAAAACTGCAAAAAGACAATATAGTAGAAAAAGGAAAGTTCATGGTTCTGAGAAAAAATCTAGAAGGGCTAGAGTGTGTGAACCAGTTATAAGCAGAAAGTGACAACCTCATGACTACTAAAATTCATGAACAAACACTTTTCAAGAATTTCTAGAACTAATTCAAGAACTTAAGCAGATGAGACTTTATTACAGTTTTATATAGTTTGGTTTTGATTAGTGACatggattattattattatgcagGTTTAATGTTAGTTATACAATAAATGAATATGTTGGTGGAGTGCGGAATAAACTAAAAGTTTATAATGTTTTACACACATTCAACTCAAATTCTAATAGTTAAGTGTCAGATCAAAATTTTTCTATAGGAACAAACAAGATGATGATGGTTGTTGTTTGTGTAGTTTTCTATTTAACTCGCTAATGAAttctctaattaaaaataaaattaaaaaaagagagtatATACTGCATACCCTTCATTGAAAGCAAACTTGctaaaaaaagagtaaataacACAATAATTGCTCTAGCAAACAAATGATGTGTCATTGCTAGCAAGAAAACAACCCTTGATTCCAAAATTGCTCTATCAAGCAGCTGCAACAATTGTCAATTTGTCATAAAAGCTTCAGTAAATCAATAATGAACCCTAACCAGCATCACTGTCACATTTGCAAAAGCCAAAAGAATGAAGAAAGATAATTACATTTCAGTAGACAGGTTTAATCTTGTTGATAGAAAATATCTTATGTTGCAACCAAAGTTATAGCAATATcattaaacaaaagaaaactaaaactGTAAGTACACGGATAACCAAGAGGTAGTCTTATTCATCAAATCAGTGTCCTGGAGGAGAAGAACGGCAAACTATAAAGCATTTTAGAAGATCCAACCTAGGACATGCAAACATAACAGGGATTCCATAGGCaatttttgtatagtttttctGGGTCAAAAGTGAATGCAAGCTTGGTAACTAAACAAGTTACGAAGGGTCAAGTCAGCAACTGAATCAACACTAAATATGGTGTCTTTGAAGCTATGAAAgaagcatttaaattaaaaaaggttgGTGGTGTACATGATTCTAGTAATCACAATTTCACAAACTACTCAGGCGACTAAATGTCTCAGAGGACACTTTAATCTTTTCTGAGTTACAAAATAAAGATGTCAATGAATTCCAGACAGAAGTTTCAGGAAGCTTTCCCTGGCTCATCATGTCCTCTAACCACATAACTGCTTCATATTGCCTACCTAAGGAGCAAAGACCTTTAATGACAGAATTGTAACTATTGGTACATGGCCAATATGACTTAATTGACATTTTCTCCAGAAGTTGGCTTGCCTCGACATACCTTCTCTCACCACAAAGCATTTCCAGCAACATGCTGTAAGTATCTCTGTCACCTGCATTACCTACCTTGTTCGACATCTTATTCAAGCTCTCGAGTACAGCCGTAGAATTTCCAACATTGTATAGGCTTTTCAAGAGAGTGTTATACACTCTAGCAGTTGGTAGACAATTAACTTTCACCATGTCTTCCTCAATTACCTTGATTGCTTCATTCACCTTAGTAACCTTGCACAATGCTGCTACTTTTGCCTCGAAGATAGAATGTGTTGGTCTAAAGCCTCTGTCTTGCATTTCCATGATGACCTTATCAGCCTCATCTATCTTACCTTCTGTGTACAGATCAATAGCCATGGCATTATAACTAGCCAAACTAGGAATTGAGCCTTTGATCAAAGCTTCATGAATCACACGTTTAGCACTTTCTATATCTTTGCCATCCAAGAACTGGCCAAGATCAGGACGGTTATAACATCGCTTCGGAGCCTTCAGTccttttctcaaaattttatcTAGAATTTCCATAGCTTCTTCAAGTTTTCCAGCATCACATAAAGCATCCAAAAGAGTTCTATAGACTACAATATCCTCACCATTACCTTTCTGTGAGATCCTCCAAAACATTGAATACAACAAATGGGTGGCCTCATGTAACCTTCTGTCTTGGCACAATCCCTTCATCAAAATTGCATAGCTGTCCCTATTAGGGTAGCAACTTTGATAATCCATCTCTTGGAATAACTGCAGTGCCAAATCGGAACGACTCTTTTGGCAAAGAGCATACATAAGCAAGTTCAATGCTCGAACCCGAGACCTCACTTCCCAACCACAAGAGCTCTCAACAAAGAGCCGGTGGGCCATTTCAAGCCGGTTCTCATTCACCATTATCTGCAAAATGGTGATGAAGGATTCTGTCCAATTAACACAGTTAAACTGAGGAATTGTCTTGTACACAGACACTGCTTCATCTACCTGGCCGGCATTGGCATATGTCTTAATAACAGACACAAAAACAGAATCCTTGCATTCACATGAATCCTCTCTCATCTGCTCAATCACATCCCTCATCTCAGTCAGTCTCCCTGATGTTCCAAGGATGCTGATCATGGTGGCATAAACAGGACCATTGTGGCAGTAATTGGGATACCTGGATTTGGCTTCATTGAAAATGTGAAGAGCCTTTATTGGGTTTTTCTGGGTTCTTATAATCTGAGAGAGATAGGTTGGTGATAACACTCTTGGCCATCTTATGCTCATGGAATTGGGACACAAACCCAATTGAGTCTAAAACTATTCTCTCTATCTGCCTATATGTTTCAATTTGAATGTCAATCAACTCTGCCAGGATTTCGGATATCAAAACATAACCTGAAAATTAAGAGTGCCCACACATTTAGTTAGCAAACTCTACTTACAGGTGATAAATTCAGCATCGCAtagaaaatagtaaattaaattaacttacTTTGGCCGCGTCAAAGACAAAACAACAATTAAGTTCAAAggcaacaataataataatatcagaATACATGTACAGGGAAGGGGAGATAGAAAAAGGGCATGAAAATCAATTACCAATGTTTCATGAACAGTTATTACAAAAAGAATCCCAACCAAGAAGTGGATGAGGCATTTCAATAGACGAGACAGCCAATATTATGATGAATATGTTCTTCAAGATTGTAGAGAGTaatttagacctcaagaaagcATTCTGacaattgaaataaatattgtagACTCTTACAAGTGATATATCAAGCTGGCTAATGCTCAAAACCAGCACTTACATGGGAGACATTTGGAAGTCTTACAAGTGGTATGAAAACAACTTGTGACTCCCATAAACTTTTCTTTTACCTTATTCCAGTAAGTTTTATGAACAAATATATGACGTAAGTCCTCATGTAGTGGTTGAATTGAAACAAACGTACGTTTCACGAGTAGAGGAAATGTTTCACGACATGTGATTCTTACTTTCATGGTCTGATCCAGGATTGTGATCATCTCTCGCACACTGACTCCTCAAATGTATTCACCTTAAACCAGAAAATTTACTAATTGGTGACTGGCACATTAGAATCTCTAGCTTTTCAATTACATCAAATATATCAGCTAAAATATGCTCCAGCCCATGGAGTCTGCCTATTTTGGATTTTAATACTCAGATCTAAGTTGGATAGAGGCAAGCGTAGCAGAAAATAGAAGCAAATGGAGTTGCATACCAAAGTGAAATCGCATACATATGTGACAGACAAAGCAAACCAGTGGATAGAGTGAGACAGGTGATTTGGAATCTACGGTGGAACGGAAAACAAATTAGGAAAGTAAAAACCCTAGAAAATGGACAAAGGATTACTTGCTGGCAGCGAAGGTTACACAATCAGAGTGGCAAGGGCAGGAACTAAAAACTACGCCGAATCAATCCATATCACAGAAGGCATTGCCGGTGTGCATCATTTCGACGGCATAGGAGGCAAGGCCGAACATCAAATTCTGCCGCCTTGGAGAAGCCGGGagaggaatttaaataaaattttaaatttatgataatttttttaaacatttattatcaattaattaaaagataaaagataaaaaaatagaaaatttagcTCAAAAAGCTAgtattttgataaaattgagATCAACTAAAGATCAAAACTCGGCTCCCAAAAACCAAGTTATGACTTGAAAAAAAGTGTgctatttctataaatataatgtgCTGTGGCAGTGAAAACTTTGACACTCACGCGCTCACTTTAGGTTTCAGCCAACATCCACCACTTCGCACTGctttttcatctttattgtTAACACAACGATGTCACTCTTAGGAAAAAGGTTAAGGATTTGTCCTTCTTCCATTCCCAAGTTTCCTCCATTTCATTCCAGcccttcttccttctcttccattCACTTACACTCTCACTCTCACTCCCCTTCACATGATCATGACAATGTTCACCACGTAGTATCCAATTTGATTGCATGCTTCATATGCTTTCCTCCCATCTTCCAGTTGGGGGAGATTTAGGGATCTCTTACAAGGATGAAGCACAGCCCTACTGTTATTTCGCTTTTTAAGCAAATAGAGCTCAAGGGAATTCAGAGTAACCTTGTCATTCTCAACATCCTCATCAATTGTTTCTGCCAGTTACACCAAATGCCCTTCGCTTTCTCTATTTTTGCCACGACTCTCAAACTGGGTTATCACCCAAATGTCATAACCTTAGTAGTTCAAATGCGTCTCATTCACTGgcattgtaaataaataattctgcATCTCATATCACATAAGCACTTAAGCTGTCACGCTGATGAACCAGGACTTTATGCCAATTCTGCCAAATTTGGTTTAGGATGTGATTTTTAGTATTTTGAGTTGCTATTGACTTTTTCCGGAATATTCTagttagttttaaatatatcgACATCTTTCATCATTTATACATGCATAATTTACATTTCCAATTCGTTGTGGCATTTCATCAAACGCATTGTAAATTTTCAGTTTTCTCTTAGGCATTTTCACAAACACTTTTTCGTTTTCATATCTCTGCATCATTTTAGATACTTTTAAAGTTCAGAATAGGTTTAATATCACTAGTTAACACATTCCATGCATTCATATCTCATTTCCATGCATAGAAGTCATTGTAGATATCAAAACCACAGATTCCATATTCATATACAATAATACAATGCATCCTGTCCAGTTTTGATTGCAGCTGTAGATATAGTTTCATGCATCATTTCATTTACATTTTAGGAtcatttttgtttagtttagaGTATTATATTAGTAATCCCCCATCACTGTCTTCACAAATCAGATTTTACTTACCTAAATCATTCATAACTTTTAGCTATTTCTATGAATTGATACTCGAGTTCTTCCCTATACTTCATGAGGGGGAATTTGAGGTTTTTGTTACTTCCTATGTATGAAGGTTATCGAACTCGCGGATTGACTCGTAAAACCGTACGAGTCTGCGAGTCATGACACTGTTGACGAGTTAACTCGCATATAAACTTGTTATTTTTCAAACTCGGAATAAACTCGGAGTTAACTCGCTGACTCGTACCAGACTCGCGAGTTTGAAACCGAGTCATCGAGTTCGAAAAACGGCATGAAATGACAGAAAAACATGTCGTGGGCATTCGGATTTTAAGCCCAAACTAAAACCCCAACGACCCAAATCGAAAATCCAATTGTAAGTAGAGATCGAAGCCCAAATCCCAAATCGAAAACCCTAATCGAACGCTGACCTATTTCGTGATCTCAAGTTTGAGCTTAATCACCTTCAACGCCGTAGCTCCGCTCGTCCACGTCGCAGTTCCGGTCGCCTCGCGTCGTAGTTCCGGTCGCCTCGCGTGGCAGCTCCGTCGGGTCTCTGGTTCTGCGGCGTCACTGTTCCgttgcttttattttttcatttatttatttttatttttctgaatttcGTTTGCTGCTGttacgtatatatatatatatatatatatatatatatatatatatatatatatatatatatatatatatatatatatatatatatatatatatattatgtagttttgtttatttatttatttattgtaattctggttttctagaaaaataaattattttattttagttgattGAAACTGGTTTTCAAGGTCCGAAAGTGGGATCGGGACGGCTTCAAGATCCTGATGTTAAAGTATTTTTACTTGCTAAACCTTCTATACCTAAAAGTGAAAATGTTATTGGAGTAAAAAAGAAGTTTGTGATTTGTGTTAACTAATGTGTTTGTTGTAATTTGAACTTATATAACAATTATGTgttaaattaagttattttataatCATTGAACTACCTTTTACTATTTGcattagtaattaaattttgaattgatacgatattatatacaatttttatatgaaatagaGGTGTTGAAGACTCTAACAAGTCTATAAGTCGAGTCTTCGAAGCTTTTACGAGTATAAGTGGACTCTCAAGTCTAATAACCTTGCCATGCAGTTAAAAGaagtttaacaaatttgcaGCGTTGCCGGGGGAATGGCTAGTTTTGAGTGATTGTGTGATAAAATGAATTGTGTAAGTTTGATAGTTTAGGCATTTCACTGCATTGAAATTTTTTACCACTGCATGGAAGTGTGTTTTCTGTGCTAACGGTTCTATGCAGGGTTAGACAAGGTCACTTGTACTGAAAAGCAGAGAACCAATATGTTTGAGTCAGGACAAAGAGTTTGGAAGTGAAAAGATGACTGGAGGAAAGGAAAGAACACTCAAGGAGCTGACTAATGAAGACATGTGCTGCCAGCCCTTGTGTAAACAAATTCCAATTGCTGAGGGAACTTCCAACAGTACTCAGATCAGAATTAATCCAGCATCTGCCAATGTATCATGGCCTGGCTGGAGAAAACCCACACCGCATATAATAAAGTAAACTCATAGTGTGGGGGGAGCTTTCTTTGCGACTTTAGCACTAGTTGTCTTTACTGTTTTAGTGAGCCTGCTTTTACTGGTTTGATGTATTCTTAcatttcttttctgttttaatTAGTTAGGATTAGATATTAGGTTATGTTTTTAGTCTTGATTTCAGATTTGGTTATTCTTTTTAGTTAGGTTTATTGTTCAGAAATTGTTCTCTTACTACTGCTAGATTTTAGTTAGCTTTTCTTAAACtgattttgattttagttttgactgaCATAACAGTGttgatactatttttttttggcTGATTCTAACTTTACTAACTCTTTTCACATATGTTTGCAGAGTTATCTCAGTTCACTAACACCATTAACACAACTAACATTTATCTTTTGTCTCTAACGTGATTTTTGCTGGTGTTACTTGTGCAGGTTCTGCCAATCAAAGTTTTTATACCAGTTCACATGgggttttaattttttcttgctGCAGCTAATCTACAGTTGTAGGCTCTATTTTCTTGTTGATATTTTGATCTTCATTAACATTTTCACTGTTATAGTATTGTAGatgcatttttcttttcagataCAGATTTTAATGGTATTTTGATAGCTGACCTAGTTATTTTTTACTGTTATTAGAGTTTGCAATTAGCGTATACAAGTCATAGGTTAGTTAATACTCATTAACATTCTTTACTAATTAGTGTTTACTAGCACATATAGACTTGTACTAACCAGTTTTACTAACTCTCTTCTGCTAATAATTTTTTGCTGACTTAGTCAGTTATACTAACTTGTTTTTGCTGATGATTATTCTCGAACCAGTTCTTACATCAGTTACTAACATCTTCACTACCAAGTTCCTTTTACTGACTTGCTAACCTGTTCTGACtttggttttttttcttcttcttttatttctgaCTTAGTTTCTTATTTTGCAGGTTTTACTACCAGTTATCAAATCGAGAGTTAACTCGATAACTCAGTTAAATCATTAACTCGGACGAGTTTACGTTTTACATAACTTCTGATTCAACTCGAAAGCAAATTCGATTTTGATGTAAACTCGGTAGAATCGAGGTAGAATCCTTGAACTCGGTCAAACTCGTGATTTTGTAACTGAATTGGCGAGTTCGAAGAGTAAATTGTTTAAAATCCAAAACAACAGTGGTTTGGTGTGCGAGAGTGAAGAAAACTCACTGATTAGGGGATTAGGTTTCCACTCTTGTTCTTATGCTGCCCCGCAGtggttgttttcttcttttgaacCGCTCGTCGTCGAGTCACAGACCGTCGCCCTTGGTGGTCGCACCCTCCGTCGTCTAAGAGTTGCAATACAAggaaatgataaatatttaattggCTATATAATAAAGcatttaaagaataatataatattataatatagtgGTGAAGAAGACGAAGTTGGGTCCATAGGATCCATTGGTGTATTGGATGTACGATCTGAATTAACTCTGCTTGCTCATAGGGTCCTGCTTCGTACACATATATCATTTTGCTCTATTATGAAAATGGTatataaatcaacaaaaaaagtataaatgaatataggggcaaatatgtaatttacatttttaatataatgatatttgtCTAATGGTATAGGAATTTACCTTATAATAAGAGGGAGAATATACCGTTAGTTCTTACTGTTACATGTTTGAACTAGgaatatccaataataaaaGGGAAATTCGTATGCTAATTACTGAGCATTTACTACTACATTCCATggtctaaatattttttttataacatttaatttcACTTAAAGAAAACTAATGGTACTTAACTCTATTATTATGTACAGTTTTATTAAGATAACAATAACAATTTCGAATCACTTAACTAATAATTGAGATTGTAAAaacgcatatatatatatatatatatatatatatatatatatatatatatatatatatatatatatatatatatatatatatataaaaatgagaaGTTGAGTTAGATATGCAGAATACAAGAAGGAATTTTGCATAGAGTTGAACCTCTTGGAATAATTGATATACTTTTGCATGGATGATAAAAATGGAGATATTCTACaagtaaaaaaacaacaataaatatGAACGGTTAATATGGTCTATGGaactcttttttcttaaaagtgtaACAGTTTAAGTGTTATAATTCGATTATAATACAATTTACAAAACAATTGATGTCACTTGCAACCATCTCTTCGTCAACAATTATCCTACTAAAAATTTGATCCATAACAACTATAATTCTAACTCTGTATAAAAGTGAGTTATATATAATCTCAATGGAAACTCATCATAATTGGTTTgctaaattttcataaattaattcaCTTCAAAAAGTTCCaacatgaa is a window of Vigna unguiculata cultivar IT97K-499-35 chromosome 4, ASM411807v1, whole genome shotgun sequence DNA encoding:
- the LOC114181934 gene encoding pentatricopeptide repeat-containing protein At1g05600 encodes the protein MSIRWPRVLSPTYLSQIIRTQKNPIKALHIFNEAKSRYPNYCHNGPVYATMISILGTSGRLTEMRDVIEQMREDSCECKDSVFVSVIKTYANAGQVDEAVSVYKTIPQFNCVNWTESFITILQIMVNENRLEMAHRLFVESSCGWEVRSRVRALNLLMYALCQKSRSDLALQLFQEMDYQSCYPNRDSYAILMKGLCQDRRLHEATHLLYSMFWRISQKGNGEDIVVYRTLLDALCDAGKLEEAMEILDKILRKGLKAPKRCYNRPDLGQFLDGKDIESAKRVIHEALIKGSIPSLASYNAMAIDLYTEGKIDEADKVIMEMQDRGFRPTHSIFEAKVAALCKVTKVNEAIKVIEEDMVKVNCLPTARVYNTLLKSLYNVGNSTAVLESLNKMSNKVGNAGDRDTYSMLLEMLCGERRYVEASQLLEKMSIKSYWPCTNSYNSVIKGLCSLGRQYEAVMWLEDMMSQGKLPETSVWNSLTSLFCNSEKIKVSSETFSRLSSL